The following are from one region of the Silene latifolia isolate original U9 population chromosome 9, ASM4854445v1, whole genome shotgun sequence genome:
- the LOC141601769 gene encoding uncharacterized protein LOC141601769: MDSSESSMVASEKVSDGVLEDVSAGVPQTADAQKTRTVGEIVEEADSVIGDEEGWTTVGKSRSSSPSPKSPEKQLLQLTHEDVEPEINYWSTAVVCYVLGGNPPWELLSEFVNRLWGKYKYDKIAFLPNGAFLVHFPTLECKNLVLQQGFPMYDNKPLVVKPWTEDCSLAKERVKKVPIWIRLCGLALKFWGSSSLEKISSLVGKFMRCDGPTMDKTRLGYARIMVEVDVGQEFPERLFFKDEKGMEICVPVEYEWRPDVCSVCHGIGHVSGACQKKIETKAPAMKQVWRPVARKSMPVRNSPVVITSTLPVTAVSPRPSSSVQTPLTVVTTTIRQKHQATTEGGDPVSPSYAEVLTSPKKSVEGGLDNPPGNILNGYMSDQHITASITELSSGHVFLFTVVYGSNDEGERLNLWEDLKLIRDSCSGPWAVCGDFNNLLGLNERVGRPVHLSDIVDFRDCIDYCDLWKNQRMQRPHFSLSDNSIVVDILDVEKAVEVVKIRLHELQLQLHQDTCNLNLMQDESTAAEEYRVLAKAHHSFLSQKAKIRDKNGKVCSEPHLIEQAFLDYYHDLLGTSTTTLDVHFPSVKTGPLISDQHRDILMKPVSPDEIKNCIFSIPANKSPSPDGFTSRFYRDSWEIIGKDIIGAVMDFFSSGELLKQINTTTLTLIPKVKHLVSVLEYRPIVCCNVIYKCITKILCNRLGSILPDIINSSQGGFVKGRNIMDNVLICQDIVRMYNRKVVSPRCLIKIDLRKAYDSVEWKFLHQML, translated from the exons ATGGATAGTTCTGAATCTTCGATGGTAGCCTCAGAGAAAGTATCAGATGGTGTTTTAGAGGATGTTTCAGCTGGAGTACCACAAACTGCTGATGCTCAGAAGACTCGCACGGTTGGAGAAATTGTGG AGGAAGCAGATTCTGTCATCGGTGATGAAGAAGGGTGGACTACTGTTGGTAAGTCTCGATCTTCGTCTCCGTCTCCTAAGTCTCCTGAAAAGCAATTACTTCAGTTGACTCATGAGGATGTTGAACCGGAAATTAATTACTGGTCAACTGCTGTAGTGTGCTATGTCTTAGGGGGGAATCCACCTTGGGAACTTCTATCTGAGTTTGTTAATCGATTGTGGGGAAAGTATAAATATGATAAAATTGCCTTCCTTCCTAATGGTGCGTTTTTAGTTCACTTTCCCACACTTGAATGTAAGAACTTGGTGTTGCAGCAAGGGTTTCCTATGTATGACAATAAACCACTTGTTGTCAAGCCATGGACTGAAGATTGCAGTTTAGCTAAGGAGAGAGTTAAAAAGGTTCCTATTTGGATCAGATTATGTGGGTTAGCCTTGAAATTTTGGGGTTCCTCGAGTCTGGAAAAGATCTCATCTTTGGTTGGTAAGTTTATGAGATGTGATGGTCCAACTATGGACAAAACTAGACTTGGGTATGCCCGTATTATGGTTGAGGTGGATGTTGGACAAGAATTTCCTGAGAGATTATTTTTTAAAGATGAAAAAGGTATGGAGATTTGTGTGCCTGTGGAGTATGAATGGAGACCTGATGTGTGCTCAGTATGTCATGGTATTGGCCATGTATCAGGGGCTTGCCAGAAGAAGATTGAGACAAAGGCCCCTGCTATGAAGCAGGTTTGGAGACCTGTAGCTAGGAAGAGTATGCCTGTGCGTAACTCTCCTGTAGTTATTACTTCTACTCTGCCTGTGACTGCTGTGTCACCTAGACCTTCTTCTTCTGTTCAGACTCCCCTCACTGTAGTAACTACAACGATCAGACAGAAGCATCAGGCTACTACTGAGGGTGGTGATCCAGTATCACCTTCTTATGCTGAGGTACTTACAAGTCCTAAGAAGAGTGTGGAAGGGGGACTGGATAATCCACCTGGAAATATTTTAAATGGATA TATGTCTGATCAACATATAACTGCTAGTATCACTGAGCTTTCTTCAGGTCATGTTTTTCTGTTCACTGTAGTGTATGGCTCTAATGATGAGGGTGAAAGATTGAATTTATGGGAGGATCTTAAACTGATCAGAGATAGTTGCTCTGGTCCTTGGGCTGTGTGTGGTGATTTTAACAATCTTTTGGGTCTTAATGAAAGAGTTGGGAGACCTGTTCATTTGAGTGATATTGTGGATTTTAGGGATTGTATTGATTATTGTGATTTATG GAAGAATCAGAGAATGCAAAGGCCTCATTTCAg CCTCTCAGACAACTCAATAGTAGTAGATATTCTTGATGTTGAGAAAGCTGTGGAGGTTGTTAAGATTAGACTCCATGAGTTACAGCTCCAACTGCATCAGGATACCTGTAATCTGAATCTGATGCAAGATGAATCAACTGCTGCTGAGGAATATAGAGTCCTTGCTAAGGCTCATCACAGTTTCCTCAGTCAAAAAGCTAAG ATTCGGGATAAAAATGGCAAAGTATGCTCTGAACCTCATCTTATTGAGCAAGCTTTCTTGGATTACTATCATGACCTCCTGGGTACTAGTACTACTACTCTTGATGTTCATTTTCCTTCTGTTAAAACTGGACCTTTGATCTCTGATCAGCATAGAGATATTCTGATGAAACCTGTAAGTCCTGATGAAATTAAAAATTGTATCTTCAGCATACCTGCTAATAAGTCTCCTAGTCCAGATGGGTTTACTAGCCGGTTCTATAGAGATTCTTGGGAGATTATAGGGAAGGATATCATTGGTGCTGTCATGGATTTTTTCTCTTCTGGTGAACTGCTCAAACAGATAAACACTACTACCCTTACTCTTATCCCTAAGGTCAAACATCTTGTGAGTGTTCTTGAGTATAGACCTATTGTATGCTGCAATGTTATTTACAAATGTATCACCAAGATCCTATGCAACAGGTTAGGCTCTATTTTACCTGATATTATCAATAGTAGTCAAGGAGGTTTTGTGAAGGGTAGAAATATTATGGATAATGTTCTGATTTGCCAAGACATAGTgagaatgtataataggaaagtGGTTTCTCCTAGATGCCTGATCAAGATTGATCTTAGAAAGGCGTATGATTCTGTTGAATGGAAGTTCCTTCATCAAATGCTTTAG